One genomic window of Microbacterium testaceum StLB037 includes the following:
- a CDS encoding serine hydrolase domain-containing protein: MTAVEGTVAPGFERVGEAFAAAFDGLPEMGAALAVRLDGRTVLDLWGGVADSRTGRPWERETPSVVFSSTKGLMSILVARLVASGRLDLDEPLSALWPAFGAHGKHLVSVGDALAHRAGVSALRVDVSRAQLRDFDAMTTLLAAQEPLWEPGTAWAYHALTHGWLSGEIVRRAGGIDPGAAFAEMAESLGGGAWLGMPPEVAASVAHLRVGPTLAAHVARQRAARGPSAVDWQERAMTLGGALPETLVTDDDGFNADDVRAAVIPGAGAIATARAVAAMWSATVADTEGVRLLDDDTLRIVTRERTAGAPVFPAPAPWPRWAAGFQLDSEARRFLGDSSFGHDGAGGQVAFADRESRVGFAFVTNWMEADDPRATRIVDALRTVVR; the protein is encoded by the coding sequence GTGACCGCGGTGGAAGGCACCGTCGCGCCGGGGTTCGAGCGCGTCGGTGAGGCCTTCGCCGCCGCCTTCGACGGCCTGCCCGAGATGGGCGCCGCGCTCGCGGTCCGCCTCGACGGGCGCACGGTCCTCGACCTGTGGGGCGGTGTCGCCGACAGCCGCACCGGTCGCCCGTGGGAGCGGGAGACACCGTCGGTCGTCTTCTCGAGCACCAAGGGGCTCATGTCGATCCTCGTGGCCCGGCTCGTGGCATCCGGTCGTCTCGATCTCGACGAGCCGTTGAGCGCGCTGTGGCCCGCGTTCGGTGCGCACGGCAAGCACCTCGTGAGCGTCGGCGATGCCCTCGCCCACCGCGCGGGGGTGTCGGCGCTGCGCGTGGACGTCTCGCGTGCCCAGCTCCGGGACTTCGACGCGATGACGACGCTGCTCGCCGCGCAGGAACCGCTGTGGGAACCGGGCACGGCGTGGGCGTACCACGCTCTCACGCACGGCTGGCTGTCGGGCGAGATCGTGCGCCGGGCCGGCGGAATCGACCCCGGCGCGGCCTTCGCCGAGATGGCCGAGTCCCTGGGCGGGGGAGCCTGGCTCGGGATGCCGCCCGAGGTCGCCGCCTCCGTCGCGCACCTCCGCGTCGGACCGACGTTGGCCGCTCATGTGGCGCGGCAGCGCGCGGCGCGCGGGCCCTCGGCCGTCGACTGGCAGGAGCGCGCGATGACGCTCGGCGGGGCTCTGCCCGAGACCCTCGTCACCGACGACGACGGCTTCAACGCCGACGACGTGCGGGCCGCGGTCATCCCCGGTGCCGGCGCGATCGCGACGGCGCGCGCGGTCGCCGCGATGTGGTCGGCCACCGTCGCCGACACCGAGGGGGTGCGTCTGCTCGACGACGACACCCTGCGGATCGTGACCCGCGAACGTACCGCGGGCGCCCCCGTCTTCCCCGCACCGGCGCCGTGGCCACGCTGGGCCGCGGGCTTCCAGCTCGACTCGGAGGCACGTCGATTCCTGGGGGATTCGAGCTTCGGTCACGACGGCGCCGGGGGACAGGTCGCGTTCGCCGACCGCGAGTCCCGGGTCGGCTTCGCCTTCGTCACGAACTGGATGGAGGCCGACGACCCCCGCGCGACGCGGATCGTCGATGCGCTGCGGACCGTCGTGCGCTGA
- a CDS encoding glycoside hydrolase family 68 protein has translation MTFTLPDHWVWDFWLARDGDTHHMMFLQAPMSLGDPDLRHRNASVGYATSDDLRSWTVHGTVLEPSGGHAPDATATWTGSIVRTDAEWRMFYTGSRFLREGAITNVETVLAASSDDLATWAKDPAVVVSADPRWYETLEAGTWHEEAWRDPWVFADPDGDGWHMLVTARARDAETRDRGVIGHAWSADLHRWEVRPPLSRPGAGFAHLEVPQVVRVDGSWVLVFSCDSAHLAGAREGHTGGIWAVALDDPRGPYPVEHATLVTTESLYSGRIAEDPDGRAVMLAFENISSVGSFVGTLSDPLPLRWNGDRLEAAGEDR, from the coding sequence ATGACGTTCACGCTGCCCGACCACTGGGTCTGGGACTTCTGGCTCGCCCGCGACGGCGACACCCATCACATGATGTTCCTGCAGGCGCCGATGAGCCTCGGCGACCCCGACCTGCGCCACCGCAACGCGAGCGTCGGCTACGCCACCTCCGACGACCTCCGCTCCTGGACGGTCCACGGGACGGTGCTCGAGCCGTCCGGAGGGCACGCACCGGATGCCACGGCGACGTGGACGGGCAGCATCGTGCGGACGGATGCCGAATGGCGCATGTTCTACACCGGATCGCGATTCCTGCGCGAAGGGGCGATCACGAACGTCGAGACGGTCCTCGCCGCGTCGTCGGACGACCTCGCCACCTGGGCCAAGGACCCGGCCGTGGTGGTGTCCGCCGACCCGCGCTGGTACGAGACCCTCGAGGCGGGCACCTGGCATGAGGAGGCCTGGCGCGATCCCTGGGTCTTCGCCGACCCCGACGGCGACGGGTGGCACATGCTCGTCACCGCGCGAGCGCGCGATGCCGAGACCCGCGACCGCGGGGTCATCGGCCACGCGTGGTCGGCCGACCTGCACCGTTGGGAGGTGCGACCGCCGCTCAGCCGCCCGGGCGCGGGCTTCGCGCACCTCGAGGTGCCGCAGGTCGTCCGTGTCGACGGGAGCTGGGTCCTGGTGTTCTCGTGCGATTCGGCGCACCTCGCCGGTGCCCGCGAAGGACACACGGGCGGCATCTGGGCCGTCGCGCTCGACGACCCCCGCGGCCCCTACCCGGTAGAGCACGCGACCCTCGTCACGACCGAGAGTCTCTACAGCGGCCGCATCGCCGAAGACCCCGACGGTCGGGCGGTGATGCTCGCGTTCGAGAACATCTCCTCCGTCGGCTCGTTCGTCGGGACGCTCTCCGATCCCCTCCCGCTCCGCTGGAACGGCGACCGCCTCGAAGCCGCGGGGGAGGACCGGTGA
- a CDS encoding glycosyl transferase: MRTAVITVASSARREHLERQRRALAEVAGDIVRVEAWLDETPPDGVRDAGTRTLHVPPGPHGFRVGEGRNRAAGAAIDAGADLLVFLDVDCLPGPELVPAYQAAARATPDALLAGPVTYLASVQRPESATDLPFLRRPHRARPALPVGETRAATAAEYDLFWSLSFAVTPATWGRLGGFHPGYEGYGAEDTDLAWTARERDVELRWIGGADAFHQWHPVSSPPWQHLDDILRNGATFHERWGVWPMGGWLDAFAAAGAIERRGDGWARVR, from the coding sequence GTGAGGACAGCCGTCATCACCGTCGCCTCTTCGGCCCGCCGCGAACACCTCGAGCGGCAGCGCCGGGCGCTCGCCGAGGTGGCCGGCGACATCGTGCGGGTCGAGGCGTGGCTCGATGAGACGCCGCCGGATGGCGTCCGGGATGCCGGGACCCGCACGCTGCACGTGCCGCCGGGGCCGCACGGATTCCGAGTCGGCGAGGGCCGCAATCGGGCCGCGGGAGCGGCGATCGACGCCGGGGCGGACCTGCTCGTCTTCCTCGACGTGGACTGTCTCCCCGGCCCGGAGCTGGTGCCCGCGTATCAGGCGGCGGCGCGCGCCACCCCGGACGCGCTCCTGGCCGGACCGGTGACGTACCTCGCGAGCGTACAGCGGCCCGAATCAGCCACCGACCTGCCATTTCTCCGTCGGCCGCACCGGGCTCGCCCCGCGCTGCCGGTCGGCGAGACGCGTGCCGCGACCGCCGCGGAGTACGACCTGTTCTGGTCGCTGTCCTTCGCCGTGACCCCGGCGACCTGGGGGCGACTCGGGGGATTCCACCCCGGATACGAGGGCTACGGCGCGGAGGACACCGACCTCGCGTGGACGGCGCGGGAGCGGGATGTCGAGCTGCGTTGGATCGGCGGGGCGGACGCCTTCCACCAGTGGCATCCGGTGTCGTCTCCGCCGTGGCAGCACCTCGACGACATCCTCCGCAACGGGGCGACGTTCCACGAGCGGTGGGGCGTCTGGCCGATGGGCGGGTGGCTCGACGCCTTCGCCGCGGCGGGGGCGATCGAACGACGCGGCGACGGCTGGGCGCGGGTGCGCTGA